From Triticum urartu cultivar G1812 chromosome 2, Tu2.1, whole genome shotgun sequence, a single genomic window includes:
- the LOC125538917 gene encoding chitinase 5-like, with protein MARSPMAMLPFLALGVAALVLSAAGMVAAQKCGCRANECCSQYGYCGTTDAYCGKGCQSGPCTASGGGGGGSGVSVESVVTGAFFNGIKSRAGNGCAGKSFYTRRSFLAGARANPNFGKGSTSDDGKREIAAFFAHVTHETGHMCYIEEIGGARQNYCDRKYTQWPCASGKGYYGRGPLQLTWNYNYGAAGKSVGFDGLNNPEKVAQDPEVAFKAALWFWMNNVKQVLPRGFGATTRAINSGECNGGNAAAMNARAGYYRAYCRKFGVDPGSSLTC; from the exons ATGGCGAGGTCGCCCATGGCGATGCTCCCGTTCCTGGCACTCGGGGTAGCAGCACTAGTCCTGTCTGCCGCGGGAATGGTGGCCGCGCAGAAGTGCGGCTGCCGGGCGAACGAGTGCTGCAGCCAGTACGGCTACTGCGGCACTACCGACGCCTACTGTGGAAAAGGATGCCAGTCCGGCCCGTGCACGGCgagcggtggtggcggcggcgggagcgGCGTCTCCGTGGAGAGCGTCGTCACCGGGGCGTTCTTCAACGGGATCAAGTCCCGGGCCGGCAACGGGTGCGCCGGCAAGAGCTTTTACACGCGCCGGTCGTTCCTGGCCGGCGCCCGGGCCAACCCCAACTTCGGGAAAGGCAGCACCAGCGACGACGGCAAGAGGGAGATAGCCGCCTTCTTCGCCCACGTCACCCACGAGACCGGAC ACATGTGCTACATCGAGGAGATCGGCGGGGCGAGGCAGAACTACTGCGACAGGAAGTACACGCAGTGGCCGTGCGCCTCGGGGAAGGGGTACTACGGGCGCGGGCCGCTGCAGCTGACGTGGAACTACAACTACGGGGCGGCGGGGAAGAGCGTGGGGTTCGACGggctcaacaacccggagaaggtGGCGCAGGACCCGGAGGTGGCCTTCAAGGCGGCGCTCTGGTTCTGGATGAACAACGTGAAGCAGGTCCTGCCGCGGGGATTCGGCGCGACGACCAGGGCGATCAACAGCGGCGAGTGCAACGGCGGGAACGCGGCCGCCATGAACGCCCGGGCGGGCTACTACAGGGCCTACTGCAGGAAGTTCGGCGTCGACCCGGGGAGCAGCCTCACTTGCTAG